The segment CACTGCGAATTATCAACATGTTCAAAACAAATGACATAAAGATGCTACAGAGCAAGTGAATGTTTTCTTGCATCTTAAGTGTTGGTGGCATCAAAAGTTTTTGTACTCTTTTACCTTCTAACTAGATATCGTCGTCTTCTAATACAAAGAAGACATGCATAAACCATACACCCTTtaatcatttccatcttccgAACGCCAAACTGTGGTGACACAACTAGACCCAATCAAACCCAGTACGTATCCAGCATACATTTCATACAACATGCCCCATCATGATTGACATACCAAAACCCCATACGCGAAATTTAAGTCCCCGCCgtctttcccttccccccaATATTCCCTTCCTCATCTAAATCTCCACTTGCAAAAACGTCTGCCTCGTCCTCATCTACGAAGTCCGTGTATCCCGTCTGTGCATCTTCGTTGTCCCATAAagaaatatcatcatcgttCATTAATGCCGCATCATCATTGTTAGCATCACTGTATTCTGCGGCAACTCTTCTCCCAGCAGCCACGTCCCCATTTGCCGCTTCGAGCTCTTCAATCTCGAGTTCTTTGGCGCGCGCCATGGTGCGCTGGTAGATAACATAGCCGACGGTGGCGCCGAGTCCAGCTCCAATGATTATGCTGGCGTAGTTGATGAGTTTGGTGGAGGCATCCATTTCTTCGTCGCCGGCGAGTGAACCCAGACGACTGCCAATGAAAACGTGGATGAAGAGTTTGGGGGTTACCAAGGCGGTAGCGAGAGCATAGTTGAGGGGGTGCACGGTGGGGAACGTGGCGACGGCGGCATTCGAGAGGGAATATGGGAGGGGGCAGAGACGGATCATGCAGAGAATCTTGATGCCGTCGTGTTTGAGAGTCAGAGCGAGAGCTTCGAAGCGTTTATCTTTCCCCACGAGACGATGTACATAGCTTGAGAGGATGGTTCGGGAAGCGAGGAATGAACAGAGAGAACCGGCTACTGTTGCGCTCGCCACAATGGCCCAGCCTTTGGGAACGCCGTAGACAAATCCGgcgatggtgatggtggagGAATAGCCGATGAGAGGGGGGAATGCGGCGACGAATGTCATGGCCCATAGAATCATCCATCCTCCCCGCATGTCCCGCCAGCGTTCTGCGAATGGAGCAAGACTGGCGAAGATCTGATGTTGATAGACTAGAAATAGAGCGATGAGAATAATGTTTAAAACCGCGGCTCCCACGGCAAGACATTTTTGTAGAGGAGAAAGCTTTTGCCATGTCGAGACGAACTTTCGTTGTAGTTTCTCGGCCTTGCGGAGAATTTGGTCTTTGAAGGATGTGGTAGGCTGGTTCGAATATGGCGAGGCGGAATTGTTTGCTCTTCGCACATTGGAAGATATGCGTCTGGACCATGGTGGCCTTTCTACGTGTTGATCTGGGGAGGAAGGCGTCTCGAGAGGACTGATGGGCAACGCCAATGCTCTCGCGGTCGAGCTGTAATCGGCGGGCATTGTCGAGGTGGACCGATTTGTGCTTGGAACACGAACCCCGAGATGGTAGATGGCTGGATAATAATTCGGGTTCTGTACCTCACGAATCGAAGGTTGGCGTGTGCAAAAGAGCTAACGTGTCGTCGCACGATGCATTGATGAATGCCGACAAAGTGAGAATGTGGTTTGGGAGATGGCTTCTGCCcagcatgtatgtatggatggacCTTCTAGTCGAGTAGGCACGTAGGGTCTCGAGGGCTGTGCTGATGGATTTTTTGAAACGGCGGAAAACGGAGATGCGTTGCTCACTAATAGCGTGGGCTCGGTATTTTAGGAAAGCAAAGGATGGAATGCAAGAATCACAGAAATGCACTTCTCACAGTATTACAAACATGCTGGGTGGAAGGATTGCCTAGGAGGAGGATTAAGTGGTGTGTGTatttgtgtgtgtatgtgtgtgtgtgtgtgtgtgtatgtatctCATCTTCAACGCGACGCCGCACTCCTGCTTCGACGTCACTTTTGTCTTTGCACATCCATCCCTACCATTGATGAATGCCTACCTCCGTCGCACTCAGGCTTTTTGTGAGGGGTCGTGGAGATCCATCACATGATGAAGGGTTTCGCAGAGCAGCTCATTGTGAAAAGGGGTTGTGTACCTAGGGAGGGAGATGCGAGGcctgtgtatgtatgtatgttctCTGGGACCGAGCTGGATCGTTCGAAGCTGAAAGGAGATGTGCATGGCGAAGGTGGTGTTATTCGTatttgttattgttattgttattattatataatgtGATAATCATAAGAAGTGTTACAACAGGGGCTTCTCAGGTGTACACTATGCACATCCCTTGTAGTTTACAGTTAGAAAGCTTCGAACTTAAACTTGAAGTGTGCCTGCCGACCTACCTACCGCGAACCTCAGATCGTAAG is part of the Botrytis cinerea B05.10 chromosome 1, complete sequence genome and harbors:
- the Bctvp38 gene encoding Bctvp38; the protein is MPADYSSTARALALPISPLETPSSPDQHVERPPWSRRISSNVRRANNSASPYSNQPTTSFKDQILRKAEKLQRKFVSTWQKLSPLQKCLAVGAAVLNIILIALFLVYQHQIFASLAPFAERWRDMRGGWMILWAMTFVAAFPPLIGYSSTITIAGFVYGVPKGWAIVASATVAGSLCSFLASRTILSSYVHRLVGKDKRFEALALTLKHDGIKILCMIRLCPLPYSLSNAAVATFPTVHPLNYALATALVTPKLFIHVFIGSRLGSLAGDEEMDASTKLINYASIIIGAGLGATVGYVIYQRTMARAKELEIEELEAANGDVAAGRRVAAEYSDANNDDAALMNDDDISLWDNEDAQTGYTDFVDEDEADVFASGDLDEEGNIGGKGKTAGT